One part of the Microlunatus elymi genome encodes these proteins:
- a CDS encoding DUF2252 domain-containing protein: protein MVKAARRHVVLPSVQSESFFSLRQRPTSRRERYAIGRGLRSAVPRSALGEWQPPADRADPISLINLSHQGRVAELIPIRVGRMISSPYGFLRGTAIVMAADVAALPATGIMPVIGGDAHLGNFGFYASPEGELVIDLNDFDEAHPGCWEWDLRRLVASIWVAGRENGAREDQCADAVRSCVAAYRNEVRFLADEPLMKRAYSRLDVERLQDTANEASLQAEIDRAVRRARRRTSDRALPRFTREHHGHRQIVEEPPLITRLPAEEYEAVAEALDDYLDTIPPQWRRTLGGYTLIDVAHKVVGVGSVGLRAYIALLEGSSPGDVVFLQLKQARRSVLAPYVHGDSAWHDHQGQRVAEYQQALQTVSDPLLGWTSVGQRQYYVRQFRNMKGSIGLDSIDVPALTDYAGIVGHLLAKGHARTSGASMIAGYVGSSDKLDHALSRFAAAYADQTEADHARLLQAVRRGELPAPEGALDADASAFRPR, encoded by the coding sequence GTGGTGAAGGCGGCACGCAGGCATGTGGTGCTGCCGTCGGTGCAGAGCGAGTCGTTCTTCTCGCTGCGGCAGCGGCCCACCTCGCGCAGGGAACGCTACGCCATCGGCCGTGGTCTGCGATCTGCCGTACCGCGCTCAGCGCTCGGTGAATGGCAGCCGCCGGCCGATCGTGCCGATCCGATTTCCTTGATCAACTTGTCGCATCAGGGCCGGGTCGCCGAGTTGATCCCGATCCGGGTCGGCCGGATGATCTCTTCTCCGTACGGGTTCTTGCGCGGCACCGCGATCGTGATGGCCGCCGACGTCGCCGCGCTGCCGGCGACCGGGATCATGCCGGTGATCGGCGGCGACGCGCACCTGGGCAACTTCGGCTTCTACGCCTCGCCCGAGGGTGAACTGGTGATCGACCTGAACGACTTCGACGAGGCCCATCCGGGCTGCTGGGAGTGGGATCTGCGTCGACTGGTGGCCAGCATCTGGGTGGCCGGCCGGGAAAACGGCGCCCGCGAGGACCAGTGCGCCGACGCGGTCCGATCCTGTGTTGCGGCCTACCGGAACGAGGTCCGGTTCCTGGCCGACGAGCCGTTGATGAAGCGCGCTTACAGTCGGCTGGATGTCGAACGCCTGCAGGACACCGCCAATGAGGCGAGTCTGCAGGCCGAGATCGACCGTGCCGTCCGACGGGCTCGGCGCCGTACCAGTGACCGGGCGCTGCCGCGCTTCACCCGCGAACACCATGGTCACCGGCAGATCGTCGAGGAGCCGCCGTTGATCACTCGGCTGCCGGCCGAGGAGTACGAGGCGGTGGCCGAGGCTCTCGACGACTACCTGGACACGATTCCGCCGCAGTGGCGCCGTACCCTCGGCGGTTACACCTTGATCGACGTCGCACACAAGGTGGTGGGCGTGGGCAGCGTCGGACTTCGCGCCTATATCGCTTTGCTGGAAGGAAGTTCTCCCGGCGATGTGGTCTTCCTGCAGCTGAAACAGGCGCGCCGGTCGGTGCTGGCGCCCTACGTACACGGTGATTCGGCCTGGCATGATCATCAAGGTCAGCGGGTGGCCGAATACCAGCAGGCGCTGCAGACTGTCAGCGATCCCTTGCTGGGTTGGACATCGGTGGGGCAGCGGCAGTACTACGTACGCCAGTTCCGGAACATGAAGGGGAGCATCGGACTGGACTCGATCGACGTGCCGGCGCTGACTGACTACGCCGGCATCGTCGGGCACCTGCTCGCCAAGGGGCACGCGCGGACGAGCGGCGCATCGATGATCGCCGGCTACGTCGGCTCCAGCGACAAACTCGACCATGCGCTGAGTCGGTTCGCCGCGGCGTACGCGGATCAGACGGAGGCTGATCATGCTCGGCTGCTGCAGGCCGTACGCCGTGGCGAGCTGCCCGCGCCCGAGGGCGCCCTCGACGCCGACGCATCCGCTTTCCGACCCCGCTGA
- a CDS encoding XRE family transcriptional regulator translates to MAGTASAVGRRLQQARTRRAGAMAGTASAVGRRLQQARTRRGLSLSELARRAGIGKGSLSEIEAGGRNPTLETLYALSLPLQLPITALVGETGRSNVSGHDEGPVIIADSGMIAITLDVRHQPDGSVVEVFRLEFPDGCEHESPAHGPGVRETLTVSRGTLRVGPIGRLRSVTAGRTRSWLSDRAHRYRAPDGPAEAVVVIISQPT, encoded by the coding sequence ATGGCGGGAACCGCATCGGCGGTCGGGCGGCGGCTGCAGCAAGCACGAACCCGACGCGCGGGCGCGATGGCGGGAACCGCATCGGCGGTCGGGCGGCGGCTGCAGCAAGCACGAACCCGACGCGGATTGTCGCTGTCCGAGCTGGCGCGGCGAGCCGGGATCGGCAAGGGCTCGCTGTCCGAGATCGAGGCCGGAGGGCGCAATCCGACCCTGGAAACCCTGTATGCGTTGAGTTTGCCGCTGCAGTTGCCGATCACTGCGTTGGTCGGTGAGACCGGCCGATCAAACGTCTCCGGGCACGACGAGGGCCCGGTGATCATCGCGGATTCCGGCATGATCGCCATCACTCTCGACGTACGCCATCAGCCGGACGGCAGCGTGGTCGAGGTGTTCCGACTCGAGTTCCCGGACGGCTGCGAGCACGAGTCCCCCGCCCACGGCCCCGGGGTTCGCGAGACCCTCACGGTCAGCCGGGGTACGTTGCGCGTCGGTCCCATCGGCCGGCTCCGCTCGGTCACGGCCGGCCGGACCAGAAGCTGGCTGAGCGATCGCGCACATCGCTACCGCGCCCCGGACGGTCCCGCCGAGGCCGTGGTGGTGATCATCTCCCAGCCGACCTGA
- a CDS encoding benzoate/H(+) symporter BenE family transporter encodes MLLARRFRMPITIAWSTPGAALLAGSGAISGGWSAAVGAFAVTGVLIMITGLWPRLSELIGRIPTSVAQAMLAGVLLPLCLEPITAVVRQPLAVGPVLLCWLIMLKLAPRWAVPASFATAAVVIMISLLDHGTMPSVSRLFPHPELTLPHFGTPAMIGIAVPLYIVTMASQNLPGVAVMRSYDYQVPWRPSMLITGASTIVAAPFGGHAINLAAISAALAAAPEADPNPNRRWVAAYSAGVSYLVLGLCSAAFATLVTLAPAGVVAAVAGIALIPTLASSIASALERADERLPAAITFLVAASGVTVLGISSAFWALVAGLLLRLLLRTRTPGRRRTS; translated from the coding sequence ATGCTGCTGGCACGCCGATTCCGGATGCCGATCACCATCGCCTGGTCGACACCGGGTGCCGCCTTGTTGGCCGGCAGCGGCGCGATCAGCGGTGGTTGGTCGGCCGCGGTCGGGGCGTTCGCGGTGACCGGCGTCCTGATCATGATCACCGGCTTGTGGCCGCGGCTGTCCGAACTGATCGGCCGGATCCCGACCTCGGTCGCGCAGGCGATGCTGGCCGGCGTACTGCTGCCGTTGTGCCTGGAGCCGATCACCGCGGTCGTTCGACAACCGCTGGCGGTGGGGCCGGTGCTGCTGTGCTGGTTGATCATGCTCAAACTCGCGCCACGCTGGGCCGTGCCGGCATCGTTCGCGACCGCTGCGGTGGTGATCATGATCAGCCTGCTCGACCACGGCACGATGCCGTCGGTGAGCCGGCTGTTCCCGCACCCGGAGCTGACCCTGCCGCACTTCGGCACGCCGGCGATGATCGGGATTGCGGTGCCGCTCTACATCGTCACCATGGCGTCGCAGAATCTGCCCGGCGTTGCGGTGATGCGCTCGTACGACTACCAGGTGCCGTGGCGACCGTCGATGTTGATCACCGGAGCCAGTACCATCGTCGCCGCTCCGTTCGGCGGGCACGCGATCAACCTGGCGGCGATCAGTGCCGCGCTGGCTGCTGCACCCGAAGCCGACCCGAATCCGAATCGTCGCTGGGTGGCCGCCTACTCCGCCGGCGTGAGCTATCTGGTGCTCGGCCTCTGCTCGGCCGCTTTCGCCACCCTGGTCACGCTGGCCCCAGCCGGTGTGGTCGCCGCGGTCGCCGGCATCGCTCTGATCCCCACCCTGGCATCCTCGATCGCGTCCGCGCTGGAACGTGCCGACGAACGACTTCCGGCCGCCATCACCTTCCTGGTGGCGGCATCCGGTGTCACCGTGCTCGGCATCAGCTCCGCCTTCTGGGCCCTGGTCGCGGGCCTCCTGCTTCGGCTGCTGCTCCGCACGCGTACCCCGGGCCGCCGCCGTACGAGCTGA
- the pdxS gene encoding pyridoxal 5'-phosphate synthase lyase subunit PdxS gives MTDTVQSTGQRTGTTPVKRGMAEMLKGGVIMDVVTADQAKIAEDAGAVAVMALERVPADIRAQGGVARMSDPDLIDQIIAAVSIPVMAKARIGHFVEAQVLQSLGVDYVDESEVLTPADYANHIDKWAFRVPFVCGATNLGEALRRITEGAAMIRSKGEAGTGDVSNATTHMRQIRAEINRLRSMSPDELYVAAKELQAPYDLVREIAENGKLPVVLFTAGGIATPADAAMMMQLGAEGVFVGSGIFKSGNPAQRAAAIVKATTFHDDPDMIAKVSRGLGDAMVGINVDDIPQPHRLAERGW, from the coding sequence ATGACCGACACCGTTCAATCGACCGGGCAGCGCACCGGGACCACACCGGTCAAGCGCGGCATGGCGGAGATGCTGAAGGGCGGCGTGATCATGGACGTGGTCACCGCCGATCAGGCCAAGATCGCCGAGGACGCCGGGGCGGTCGCGGTGATGGCGTTGGAACGGGTGCCGGCCGACATCCGCGCGCAGGGCGGGGTCGCCAGGATGAGCGACCCGGACCTGATCGACCAGATCATCGCTGCGGTTTCCATCCCGGTGATGGCCAAGGCCCGGATCGGGCACTTCGTCGAGGCGCAGGTGCTGCAGTCGCTGGGGGTGGACTACGTCGACGAGTCCGAGGTGCTGACCCCGGCCGACTATGCCAACCACATCGACAAGTGGGCTTTCCGGGTGCCGTTCGTCTGCGGCGCGACCAACCTCGGCGAGGCGCTGCGGCGGATCACCGAGGGCGCGGCCATGATCCGGTCCAAGGGCGAAGCCGGCACCGGTGACGTGTCCAACGCGACCACCCACATGCGCCAGATCCGGGCCGAGATCAATCGGCTCCGATCGATGTCACCCGACGAGCTTTACGTTGCTGCCAAGGAACTTCAGGCCCCGTACGATCTGGTCCGCGAGATCGCCGAGAACGGCAAGCTTCCGGTCGTACTCTTCACCGCCGGCGGCATCGCCACTCCCGCCGACGCGGCCATGATGATGCAACTCGGCGCCGAAGGGGTGTTCGTCGGATCCGGCATCTTCAAGTCTGGAAACCCGGCCCAGCGTGCCGCCGCGATCGTCAAGGCGACCACGTTCCACGACGACCCCGACATGATCGCCAAGGTCTCCCGTGGTCTCGGTGACGCGATGGTCGGCATCAACGTGGACGACATCCCGCAGCCGCACCGGTTGGCCGAACGCGGCTGGTGA
- the arr gene encoding NAD(+)--rifampin ADP-ribosyltransferase produces MSEPLDPGPFFHGTKADLQIGDLLTAGFRSNYRPEVVMNHIYFTALRDGAGLAAEIAAGDGEPRVYVVEPTGSFEDDPNVTDKKFPGNPTRSYRSVHPIRIVGEVHDWTRLTPEALQQWRDRLATIAQERGEIIN; encoded by the coding sequence GTGAGCGAGCCACTGGACCCGGGTCCGTTCTTTCACGGTACGAAGGCCGATCTGCAGATCGGAGACCTGCTCACCGCGGGTTTCCGATCCAACTACCGGCCCGAGGTGGTGATGAACCACATCTACTTCACGGCGCTCCGCGACGGCGCCGGTCTGGCCGCCGAAATCGCTGCCGGCGACGGCGAACCGCGGGTGTACGTGGTCGAACCGACGGGCTCGTTCGAGGACGACCCGAACGTCACCGACAAGAAGTTTCCCGGCAATCCCACCCGCTCCTACCGCAGCGTGCACCCGATCCGCATCGTCGGCGAAGTGCACGACTGGACCCGACTGACTCCCGAAGCCCTTCAGCAATGGCGCGACCGACTGGCCACGATCGCACAGGAGCGCGGCGAGATCATCAACTGA
- the pdxT gene encoding pyridoxal 5'-phosphate synthase glutaminase subunit PdxT: protein MLITARIGVLALQGDVREHLQALTSLGATGVPVRRPEELDQLDGIIIPGGESTTIDKLSRIFGLREPLIAALRSGLPAYGSCAGMIMLADRILDGVDDQQTFGGLDITVRRNAFGRQLDSFEADIPLDLGDDHDRPFHAVFIRAPWVEKVGSTVTVLGRVPHQHDTTGEGAIVAVRQDNLLATSFHPEVADDLRLHAYFLRMCSG, encoded by the coding sequence ATGCTCATCACGGCACGGATCGGGGTGCTCGCGCTGCAGGGCGATGTCCGCGAACACCTTCAGGCGTTGACATCCCTGGGTGCGACAGGTGTCCCGGTACGCCGGCCGGAGGAGCTTGATCAACTCGACGGCATCATCATCCCCGGCGGCGAATCGACCACCATCGACAAGCTGTCACGGATCTTCGGACTCCGCGAACCGCTGATCGCGGCTCTGCGCAGCGGTCTGCCCGCCTACGGTTCCTGTGCCGGGATGATCATGCTCGCCGATCGGATCCTGGACGGCGTTGATGATCAACAGACCTTCGGCGGACTGGACATCACCGTCCGGCGCAACGCCTTCGGCCGGCAACTGGACTCGTTCGAGGCAGACATCCCGCTCGACCTCGGCGATGATCATGATCGGCCCTTCCACGCGGTGTTCATCCGGGCACCCTGGGTCGAGAAGGTCGGCAGCACCGTCACCGTGCTCGGCCGGGTCCCGCACCAGCACGACACCACCGGCGAGGGCGCCATCGTCGCCGTCCGCCAGGACAACCTGCTGGCCACCTCGTTCCACCCGGAGGTGGCCGATGATCTGCGACTGCACGCCTACTTCTTGCGAATGTGTAGTGGGTAA